Below is a genomic region from Raphanus sativus cultivar WK10039 chromosome 4, ASM80110v3, whole genome shotgun sequence.
GTTAATTTACTGTGATTCTTGTTGTTCTACAGAGTTTAGAGAGCGATTAAAATACGTTTTAATAATCTCacaattttaaattcaaaaacatagttttttaacatttaactacaaaatttaatgatttatttttaatacatatataaaggccacaaaatttcatcaaatttttttaaatatctaacatTACTTTGAGTTTAAAATGGCAACAGCGATTCAACattatctttatatttgatAGTTTAGTTAAATACGTTACCACGCAAGTTTTGTGACATATCACATGATGTATTATTAGTCAACATTAGAGAAAATATCATAAACTGTgcaaacaatatcataaacaATGCATAGACTTTTCTTAGATCTTTTGTCgtcaagtttttattaattatatatagtaatatattcTCAAAAAGTATTCTTTTCAAGatcaaatcaaattaattattcaagatattttctattatatcgGATCTATTTAGCGCAACCTTATCGGTCCAGCTCTAAAAATGAGGttcttaataacaaaatattattattttaatttattttgtttaaatatttaaagtcAAATGTGTAGAACTAAAAATACTATATTGACAGGTATTTGTTTGAGTTGTAAGGAGTTTTTTTCCAGTAGTTTTTTAAGGACGATTGCTGTGTTTTCTACAAAAAAATttctcttacttttttttttcttttaagttttagaCACCTAGTAGCATCTCCTTATTGGACCTGCTCTTAGTTTAGTCGCAAGATGTGTCAGGATTGTATAGTTTGTGGCGGTGTGGACTGTGGATATAGAAATTTCATTTTACTATTGTTGGACTATAGTAAGCTACTATTCTAAAGTATTTTTGAATTGGTTGTATAAAATCCTATTTATAAGTATGCATTATTCattacaaatgttttttttttgaaactttcattacAAATGTTTTATGTTCATCAACACCTGCTTAATATTATCGTATGTATTGTATGTGTGTAATCTGAGAAACGTGAAGTACGTGTAAGCTTCTCAAATTAGATTTTTGtgttttatcttattttatttcttttgggAAAGAATTTATGAAAAACTACAAGAAAAGATGGAAGAAATAACTTCAATCATATTATGTAAAcatgatattaattttttcaaaattttacgCAAAACATATTTGGCTTTTCGTAGGACTCAAAGTCTAATTAATCAACCCTGTTAGAGTTTCTTAACTCCAAATAGCCACTTCAATTTCCcattaaataatcaaaatttcaaACTTCCGAATAAGTATGAAAATGGACCCATGACGTTTTACACAGTACTCTCCATAGTTGACCTTGAATCTGCGAGTCTAGCCACACTATGAGTTTGGTTACACATTGACATCAAGACATTCACGAggataaaaacaaaaagcagCTATTAAAAACTACTAGTTCTTATCCAATTATAGCAGACTCGTGTTCTACCCATATCTTTTcattaaatttacaaaatatcttaGGTAGTCAAACTTCTACGTTTTAACTACGCCCAAAACGCCAGCTTGGTTATAGATATGTTCTTATCCAAAATCAAAAGTTAACTAGTACTCCAAATTTAAGGCAACGATCGACGTTTAGATACACAGACTTCCAAATTTAGAGTCAGGTCCAGCTGTTATTACACATGTACTTAATTAGGGTCTGTAATTAGAATCATTGATCGGATCTTCGGTACTAATGTCACAAACAAacttctataaatatataaaaatatagaaatatgtggATGAATCTTGTCCATTGGATTCAAATAACTAAATCCTCTCTTTTCAGACTTGTGGCTTTCACGAGTACAGTCTTCTCTGTGTTGTCATCTAtgttttttctatatataatcAACGAATCTTCTTTGGCAGTGAGGGAGAGATTACCAAACACATAACTTACTTTCAGACAAAAGCTTACAACTGGGAGAGACATTAGTTAAACTTTAAAGTTTGTATACTCTATAATTTTCTAATCACGTGGTGCTAAATAAACCATGGCCGATCAAATCTCCAGCGAGAATACGACCGAAAATCCGACCAAGAAGCCGACCGAGGAGAACACTGGAGTTAATAGATACGCACTTCAATGCGCTATTGTCGCCTCCATAATCTCCATCATCTTTGGTTACGGTAAGTATGTAATAAGAATTAAGAAATCTCCAAAAATTATAGGGATTTTAATATGTATAGatgttaacttttaaaaaaaaaacaaaaaaattttacatgtgcaagaaaatatttacttattattattcTTCTGTAATTATCTCATGATAAGATACGTTGCGTATAGATACCGGAGTTATGAGCGGAGCGATGGTGTTTATCGAAGAAGAGTTAAAGACAAACGAAGTTCAAATCGAAGTCCTCACCGGAATTCTCAACCTTTGTGCCCTCGTCGGATCACTGCTCGCCGGTAGAACATCTGACATAATCGGACGGCGTTACACAATCGTCTTAGCCTCAATACTCTTCATGTTGGGCTCAATACTAATGGGCTGGGGCCCAAGCTATCCTGTTCTCCTCACCGGTAGATGCACAGCCGGGCTCGGAGTCGGTTTCGCCCTAATGGTTGCACCGGTTTACTCGGCAGAGATCGCAACCGCTTCACACAGAGGACTCTTAGCTTCTCTACCTCATCTTTGCATCAGCATAGGGATTTTACTAGGTTACCTAGTGAATTACTTCTTCTCCAAGCTACCAATGCATATCGGTTGGAGACTGATGCTCGGCATAGCTGCGATCCCGTCGCTAGTGCTAGCCTTCGGGATCTTGAAAATGCCTGAATCTCCACGGTGGTTGATTCTACAAGGACGTCTCGGAGAAGGCAAGAGGATACTGGACTTGGTTTCGAACTCGCCTGAAGAGGCGGAGCTACGGTTTCAAGACATCAAAACCGCCGCGGGAATCGACCCGAAGTGCAAAGACGAGGTCGTGAAGATGGAGAACAAGAAGACTCACGGCGAAGGGGTCTGGAAAGAGCTTATCCTGAGACCTACTCCTGCGGTGAGACGAGTTCTTCTGACCGCGTTAGGGATTCATTTCTTCCAGCACGCCACTGGTATCGAAGCCGTGTTGCTGTACGGTCCGAAGATCTTCAAGAGAGCGGGAATCACGACCAAAGACAAGCTTTTCTTGGTTACGATCGGTGTCGGAATCATGAAAACGACGTTTATTTTCACGGCGACTTTTTTGCTTGACAAGGTAGGTCGGAGGAAGCTTTTGTTGACCAGCGTCGGAGGAATGATTGGCGCGTTGACGATGCTTGGGTTCGGGCTTACGATGGCTCAGAACTCTGGCGGGAAACTGGTTTGGGCTTTGGTGCTGAGTATAGTCTCGGCTTATAGCTTCGTGGCGTTTTTCTCTATTGGGCTCGGCCCAATAACTTGGGTTTACAGTTCTGAGGTCTTCCCGTTGAAGCTTCGAGCGCAAGGAGCGAGTCTGGGAGTTGCGGTGAACAGAGTCATGAACGCCACAGTATCAATGTCGTTTTTGTCGTTATCCAAAGCGATAACCACCGGTGGTGCCTTCTTCATGTTCGCC
It encodes:
- the LOC108849690 gene encoding probable polyol transporter 6; translated protein: MADQISSENTTENPTKKPTEENTGVNRYALQCAIVASIISIIFGYDTGVMSGAMVFIEEELKTNEVQIEVLTGILNLCALVGSLLAGRTSDIIGRRYTIVLASILFMLGSILMGWGPSYPVLLTGRCTAGLGVGFALMVAPVYSAEIATASHRGLLASLPHLCISIGILLGYLVNYFFSKLPMHIGWRLMLGIAAIPSLVLAFGILKMPESPRWLILQGRLGEGKRILDLVSNSPEEAELRFQDIKTAAGIDPKCKDEVVKMENKKTHGEGVWKELILRPTPAVRRVLLTALGIHFFQHATGIEAVLLYGPKIFKRAGITTKDKLFLVTIGVGIMKTTFIFTATFLLDKVGRRKLLLTSVGGMIGALTMLGFGLTMAQNSGGKLVWALVLSIVSAYSFVAFFSIGLGPITWVYSSEVFPLKLRAQGASLGVAVNRVMNATVSMSFLSLSKAITTGGAFFMFAGIAAVAWNFFFFLMPETKGKSLEEIEALFQRDGDHKVRGENDVA